In Acidobacteriota bacterium, a genomic segment contains:
- a CDS encoding PIN domain-containing protein, whose protein sequence is MQADVTLIRIVFVAALVSAGYFLRPFPKPGSGNGVMSAVIGGVLAVSIIYFETRIRKATLKTLIGGAVGSILGIAGATLICWIIAAQHAIPEEFKSFLTLTLTLFMGYVGLIVGAVKGDYLDLTALGGIFVEKGAAKSHSLILDTSVIIDGRVADIAETGFLSGMLVIPQFVLRELQQIADSADSIKRNRGRRGLDILQRIQKKKGSSYEIVISEADFPDVREVDHKLIELAKQIEAKIVTNDFNLNKVAQLRGVSVLNINELANALKPVVLPGEIMRVFVLKEGKEYNQGVAYLDDGTMVVVDNARRMIGKNIDVSVTSVLQTTAGKMIFGRFSEDGRPAGPRHNNAASP, encoded by the coding sequence ATGCAAGCCGATGTTACTCTGATTCGTATCGTCTTCGTCGCGGCGCTCGTGAGTGCAGGTTACTTCCTGAGGCCTTTCCCCAAACCCGGTTCGGGAAATGGGGTAATGTCGGCGGTCATTGGGGGAGTACTTGCAGTCTCGATAATCTACTTCGAGACCCGGATTCGCAAAGCCACACTTAAGACTCTTATTGGCGGGGCGGTCGGGTCGATACTCGGTATCGCAGGCGCAACCTTAATCTGCTGGATCATAGCCGCGCAGCATGCGATCCCGGAAGAGTTCAAATCTTTCCTAACACTCACGCTCACGTTGTTCATGGGTTACGTAGGATTGATAGTCGGCGCGGTCAAGGGGGACTATCTGGACCTCACTGCGCTTGGAGGAATATTCGTAGAAAAAGGAGCAGCCAAGTCGCACTCGTTGATACTGGACACTTCGGTCATCATCGATGGCCGCGTCGCCGATATTGCCGAGACAGGGTTTCTCTCCGGGATGCTGGTAATCCCTCAGTTCGTGCTGCGCGAGCTTCAACAGATCGCCGACAGCGCCGACTCGATCAAACGCAACCGCGGGCGCCGCGGACTCGACATACTTCAGCGGATTCAGAAGAAAAAAGGCAGCAGCTACGAGATAGTCATCAGCGAGGCTGACTTCCCGGATGTGCGCGAAGTCGACCACAAGCTCATCGAGCTGGCCAAGCAGATCGAAGCCAAAATCGTCACCAACGACTTCAACCTGAACAAGGTCGCTCAACTTCGCGGCGTGTCGGTGCTCAACATCAACGAGCTTGCCAATGCGTTGAAACCGGTCGTGCTGCCCGGCGAGATCATGCGGGTCTTCGTTCTGAAAGAGGGTAAGGAATACAACCAGGGCGTGGCCTATCTCGACGACGGCACGATGGTGGTTGTGGACAACGCCCGTCGCATGATCGGCAAGAACATCGACGTGTCGGTCACCAGCGTCTTGCAGACCACAGCGGGCAAGATGATCTTCGGCCGCTTCAGCGAGGACGGGCGTCCGGCCGGCCCGCGGCACAACAACGCAGCCTCGCCGTGA
- the ispF gene encoding 2-C-methyl-D-erythritol 2,4-cyclodiphosphate synthase — protein sequence MNELSRIGIGYDIHRLVEGRKLVLGGVEIPFEKGLLGHSDSDVLTHAICDALLGAAALGDIGTHFPDSDPRWAGASSLDFLARVVELVTEKGYRIANADATVMAERPKLAPYVQAMRERLASVLRIDVDQVNVKAKTNEGLESVGRGEAMAAQAIVLLAYSGARAL from the coding sequence ATGAACGAATTGAGTCGCATAGGAATCGGCTACGACATACACCGTTTGGTTGAAGGGCGGAAACTTGTGCTGGGCGGCGTGGAGATTCCCTTCGAGAAAGGACTGCTCGGGCACTCGGATTCGGATGTGCTCACTCACGCGATCTGCGACGCACTGTTGGGGGCTGCTGCGCTTGGAGATATCGGCACGCACTTTCCGGATAGTGATCCTCGCTGGGCGGGAGCGTCGAGCCTGGACTTTCTCGCGCGGGTGGTTGAGCTAGTCACTGAAAAGGGATATCGAATTGCGAACGCCGACGCGACGGTTATGGCTGAGCGGCCTAAGCTCGCGCCATATGTTCAAGCTATGCGCGAGAGATTGGCTTCGGTCCTTCGAATCGACGTTGATCAAGTCAACGTGAAAGCAAAGACGAACGAAGGGCTCGAATCAGTCGGCCGCGGCGAGGCTATGGCAGCGCAGGCAATTGTGCTTCTTGCATACTCTGGGGCGAGAGCCTTATGA
- a CDS encoding Lrp/AsnC ligand binding domain-containing protein, with the protein MKDSLVAFVFVQTQFRAAKAAALLARIPEVEELHRIAGEDCYVLRVRVSNTEQLGRLVSDKIERIAAVHSTRTTLVLKTLKDKQAPRIKRPAPATARAEHWR; encoded by the coding sequence ATGAAGGATAGCCTCGTAGCTTTCGTTTTCGTTCAGACTCAGTTTCGCGCAGCCAAAGCCGCCGCGCTGCTCGCGCGAATTCCCGAGGTCGAAGAACTACACCGCATAGCAGGCGAAGACTGCTACGTTCTGCGAGTGCGGGTATCGAACACCGAACAGCTTGGACGGCTGGTCAGCGACAAGATCGAGCGAATCGCAGCTGTTCATTCGACGCGTACGACACTGGTCCTAAAAACGCTAAAGGATAAGCAAGCGCCGCGGATCAAGAGGCCTGCGCCGGCGACTGCCCGCGCCGAGCATTGGAGATAG
- a CDS encoding PLP-dependent aminotransferase family protein: MLLELKRDSHVPLYTQIVTEVRRRISDGALKIGDRLPANRELAKTLGVNRNTVTNAYAELAADGVITSRVGSGTYITRVPAPAPASPAKEQSLPSPMPWESLLAVQGRDNWLQEMAGFETRREVIPLALALPSADLFPLDDFRRCVDRALRRQGRILLQLGTTSGYAPLQEYIAAQLALSGVKASPGEVLVTNGCQQSLDLIRQILVAPGEEVALENPTYPGALSVFCGASSKYISVPVGENGMDLNVLEDVLSQRRAKLIYVVPSFHNPTGVTMDVASRRRLIEIAGQYRVPIVEDDIYRELRYNGPEVPPLKALDEHGMVIYISSFSKVGFPGLRVGWIAAPQVVIDHLNRAKQRSDLHASLLAQAAIFEFARRGLLAKHIKRVKKAYAQRRDAMLEALEKHFPNDASWSRPAGGMSVWVRLPESINTSQLLVQAIESGVTFVSGEHFYSSSPQQNMMRLSFTMAGPQAIEQAVKQLGSMIKARLLKSRQQRSVKRVEGLRALV; this comes from the coding sequence ATGCTATTGGAGCTGAAACGCGACAGTCACGTTCCGCTTTACACCCAGATCGTGACTGAAGTGCGCCGCAGAATCTCCGACGGCGCATTGAAGATCGGGGATCGGCTTCCCGCGAATAGAGAGCTTGCGAAGACGCTCGGTGTCAATCGCAACACCGTCACGAACGCCTACGCCGAACTCGCCGCCGACGGGGTCATAACATCGCGCGTCGGCAGCGGCACCTACATCACGCGAGTCCCAGCGCCGGCTCCAGCTTCTCCGGCCAAAGAGCAAAGCTTGCCATCGCCGATGCCCTGGGAGTCGCTGCTCGCAGTCCAGGGCAGAGACAACTGGCTACAGGAGATGGCCGGCTTCGAAACCCGGCGCGAGGTGATTCCGCTCGCCCTCGCCCTTCCCTCGGCCGATCTTTTCCCGCTCGATGATTTCCGCCGCTGTGTCGATCGAGCGCTGAGAAGACAAGGCCGCATACTGCTCCAGTTGGGAACCACCAGCGGGTACGCGCCGCTTCAGGAATACATCGCCGCGCAGCTCGCGCTGTCCGGAGTGAAGGCATCGCCCGGCGAGGTGCTTGTCACCAATGGCTGCCAGCAGTCTCTCGATTTGATCCGCCAGATACTGGTGGCCCCCGGCGAAGAAGTCGCGCTCGAGAATCCGACTTATCCGGGCGCGCTCAGCGTATTCTGCGGAGCGAGCTCGAAGTACATCAGCGTACCGGTCGGCGAAAATGGAATGGACCTCAACGTTCTCGAAGACGTTCTTTCTCAGCGGCGCGCGAAACTGATCTACGTCGTGCCGAGTTTTCACAACCCGACCGGGGTCACGATGGATGTGGCGTCGCGGCGCCGCCTGATCGAGATCGCCGGCCAATATCGTGTGCCAATAGTCGAGGACGACATCTACCGGGAACTGCGCTACAACGGACCCGAGGTCCCGCCGCTCAAGGCGCTGGACGAGCACGGCATGGTGATCTACATCAGCAGCTTCTCTAAGGTCGGTTTCCCCGGGCTCAGAGTCGGCTGGATTGCCGCGCCGCAAGTGGTCATTGATCATCTCAATCGCGCCAAGCAGCGATCCGATTTGCACGCGAGCCTTCTCGCCCAAGCGGCGATCTTCGAATTCGCCCGGCGAGGGCTTCTCGCCAAGCACATAAAGAGGGTGAAGAAGGCTTACGCTCAGCGCCGCGACGCGATGCTTGAAGCGCTGGAGAAGCACTTCCCGAACGATGCAAGCTGGAGCCGGCCAGCCGGTGGAATGTCCGTATGGGTCAGGCTTCCTGAGTCGATAAACACCTCGCAGCTACTCGTTCAGGCGATCGAGAGTGGAGTTACTTTCGTCAGCGGAGAACACTTCTATTCGAGCTCGCCGCAACAGAACATGATGCGGCTGAGTTTCACCATGGCCGGTCCTCAAGCGATCGAGCAGGCGGTCAAACAACTAGGGTCGATGATCAAAGCCCGGCTACTGAAGAGCCGGCAACAACGGTCGGTCAAACGAGTCGAAGGGCTGAGAGCATTGGTCTGA
- the ispD gene encoding 2-C-methyl-D-erythritol 4-phosphate cytidylyltransferase, producing the protein MTERKLNTAIIPAAGIGARMHADRAKQMLELGGVPVLVHTLRRFEQCDAVDQIILALQTNLTTDVLGLISRYNITKIARVVGGGAERQDSVYRGLQVVSEENAGIIVVHDAVRPFVKPEEIRAVIERAAATGAALLALAATDTIKQVKSGRVQRTLDRRRIYYAQTPQAFQFSILREAFERAYADGFMGTDESQLVERLGHRVSVVEGSPINIKITRPFDLRLAEAIQAAFFD; encoded by the coding sequence GTGACCGAACGCAAGCTCAACACAGCCATAATACCCGCGGCCGGCATCGGCGCCCGCATGCACGCCGATCGCGCCAAGCAGATGCTGGAGTTGGGCGGCGTGCCGGTGCTTGTGCATACGCTTCGGCGCTTCGAGCAGTGCGATGCAGTCGATCAAATCATTTTGGCCTTGCAGACGAACCTGACTACTGACGTGCTGGGGCTGATCTCTCGATACAACATTACGAAGATTGCGCGCGTGGTGGGAGGAGGAGCCGAGCGGCAAGACTCGGTCTATCGCGGGCTCCAAGTGGTGAGCGAAGAAAACGCCGGCATAATAGTCGTTCACGACGCCGTGCGCCCGTTCGTCAAGCCTGAAGAAATCCGCGCGGTGATCGAACGCGCCGCAGCCACCGGAGCTGCACTCCTTGCATTGGCCGCCACCGACACCATCAAGCAGGTGAAATCGGGCCGCGTTCAGCGGACGCTTGATCGGCGGCGAATCTACTACGCGCAGACGCCTCAAGCGTTTCAATTCTCGATCCTTCGCGAAGCGTTCGAGCGCGCATATGCCGATGGCTTCATGGGTACCGATGAATCGCAGCTTGTGGAGCGGCTTGGCCATCGGGTGTCGGTGGTGGAAGGCTCGCCGATAAACATCAAGATCACCCGGCCGTTTGATCTGCGGCTGGCGGAAGCGATACAAGCCGCGTTCTTCGATTGA
- a CDS encoding GNAT family N-acetyltransferase produces MDGHWHRGEYTISTDKTRLDIGVIHSFLDTSYWAAGRSVETIRRSIEHSIPFGLYKGDQQVGFARVITDYATFAWIADVFVLESHRGHGLSKWLMEVIISHPELQGFRRWVLATKDAHDLYRKFGFNELKLPERWMERHDPSTQERPDYWIGKSNPAP; encoded by the coding sequence ATGGACGGTCATTGGCACAGAGGCGAATACACGATCAGCACCGACAAGACACGCCTCGACATTGGTGTCATTCACAGTTTCCTGGACACTTCATATTGGGCCGCGGGGCGATCCGTCGAGACAATCCGCCGGTCGATCGAACACTCGATTCCGTTTGGTCTCTACAAGGGCGATCAGCAAGTCGGATTCGCGCGAGTCATCACCGACTACGCAACGTTCGCGTGGATAGCCGACGTGTTTGTGCTTGAGTCGCATCGCGGGCACGGCCTTTCGAAATGGCTGATGGAAGTGATCATCTCGCATCCCGAACTTCAAGGTTTCAGGCGATGGGTGCTTGCGACGAAAGACGCGCACGATCTTTATCGCAAGTTCGGATTCAATGAACTGAAACTTCCCGAGCGGTGGATGGAGAGACACGATCCGAGTACGCAAGAGCGGCCGGATTATTGGATTGGAAAGAGCAACCCGGCGCCCTGA
- a CDS encoding BrnT family toxin yields MKLRFEWDNRKAAANRRKHRVGFDEASTVFDDALARIFDDVGHSTDEVREIKMGNSILERLLVVSFVLGTGGRYSNHQRAIGDQERA; encoded by the coding sequence ATGAAGTTGCGGTTCGAATGGGATAATAGAAAGGCTGCGGCGAATCGTCGTAAGCATAGAGTGGGCTTTGATGAGGCGAGCACGGTCTTCGACGATGCGCTCGCGCGTATCTTTGATGATGTGGGGCACTCGACCGACGAAGTACGAGAGATCAAAATGGGGAATTCAATACTCGAGCGGCTGCTGGTGGTTTCTTTCGTTTTAGGTACCGGTGGAAGATATTCGAATCATCAGCGCGCGATTGGCGACCAGGAAAGAGCGTGA
- the radA gene encoding DNA repair protein RadA, protein MAKSKSPKLVFVCQQCGSQQPRWMGKCPDCGEWNSLVEEKSTSAHPESSPRGGLFRMREVAPVAYQDIESQNDARQPSGIEEFDRVLGGGIVPGSLVLIGGDPGIGKSTLLLEVADKLSITCGRVLYISGEESERQIKLRGERLGINPTGLYLLPETCLERIFQEIDRLDPQAVIVDSVQTVFSMKLESAPGSVSQVREVAGQFLMLAKNRSVPVFLIGHVTKDGAIAGPKALEHIVDTVLYFEGERHHNHRIIRAVKNRFGAANEVGVFEMTSRGLVPVLNPSGLFLNERPVGVSGSVVTACVEGTRPMLVELQALVTSTKYATARRMTQGVDANRVSLLMAMLEKRVGMHVLGDDVFVNVAGGMTIDEPAADLGIVAAIASSFRNVPVDERSAVFGEVGLAGEVRATSQASVRVREAYSMGFRRCVIPHGNLAGLEYDDGIEVVGVRNVGDALEALF, encoded by the coding sequence ATGGCAAAGTCCAAGTCTCCTAAGCTTGTCTTCGTCTGTCAACAATGCGGCTCGCAGCAGCCGAGATGGATGGGCAAATGCCCCGACTGCGGCGAGTGGAATTCGCTGGTTGAAGAGAAGTCCACGAGCGCACACCCGGAGTCTTCCCCTCGCGGCGGGTTGTTTCGCATGCGGGAAGTCGCGCCGGTCGCTTATCAGGATATCGAAAGTCAGAACGACGCGCGCCAGCCCTCGGGCATTGAAGAGTTCGATCGAGTGCTTGGCGGCGGAATAGTTCCAGGCTCACTTGTGCTGATCGGCGGCGATCCCGGCATCGGCAAATCAACGCTGCTGCTCGAAGTGGCGGACAAGCTTTCGATCACCTGCGGCAGAGTCCTGTACATCTCGGGCGAAGAGAGCGAGCGGCAGATCAAGCTGCGCGGCGAGCGGCTAGGCATCAATCCCACGGGTCTGTACCTCTTGCCCGAAACGTGTCTCGAACGAATCTTTCAAGAGATCGACCGGCTTGACCCGCAAGCGGTAATCGTCGATTCCGTGCAAACCGTATTCTCGATGAAGCTCGAATCCGCGCCGGGATCGGTTTCGCAAGTCCGCGAAGTAGCGGGGCAGTTTTTGATGCTTGCTAAGAACCGCTCGGTGCCCGTGTTCCTGATCGGGCACGTCACCAAAGACGGGGCGATCGCCGGACCGAAAGCGCTCGAGCATATCGTCGATACGGTCCTCTACTTCGAAGGCGAGCGCCATCATAATCATCGCATCATTCGCGCGGTGAAGAACCGCTTCGGCGCGGCGAATGAAGTCGGGGTGTTCGAAATGACCAGCCGCGGGCTGGTGCCTGTGCTCAATCCCTCCGGGTTGTTTTTGAATGAGCGGCCCGTTGGAGTGTCGGGCTCGGTGGTGACGGCTTGCGTGGAGGGCACACGGCCGATGCTGGTCGAGCTTCAAGCGCTGGTCACCTCAACGAAATACGCGACTGCTCGACGGATGACACAGGGCGTTGATGCGAACCGCGTTTCGCTGCTGATGGCGATGCTCGAAAAGCGAGTAGGCATGCACGTACTCGGCGACGACGTTTTCGTGAATGTGGCAGGTGGCATGACGATAGACGAACCGGCGGCCGACCTGGGCATTGTCGCAGCGATTGCATCGAGCTTCCGCAATGTTCCTGTTGACGAACGCTCGGCAGTGTTTGGAGAAGTCGGGTTGGCCGGCGAAGTGCGCGCGACAAGCCAGGCTTCAGTGCGAGTGCGTGAAGCTTACTCAATGGGCTTCCGCCGCTGCGTGATTCCTCACGGGAACCTCGCCGGGCTCGAGTACGACGACGGGATTGAAGTAGTTGGGGTGCGCAACGTCGGTGATGCGCTCGAGGCGTTGTTTTGA
- a CDS encoding pyridoxamine 5'-phosphate oxidase family protein: MTRTFTPTERTVLKRLPKRGEYDRAAVFQILDEAFICHVGFIAEGKPVVIPTSYGRIEDDLYIHGSAASRMLRSLEEGIDVCVTVTLIDGLVLARSAFHHSINYRSVVIFGNATAVDAQDEKLKALHAFTDQVVPGRWEEVRTPDEGELRATLVLKLPLVEVSAKVRTGPPIDDEEDYELSVWAGVVPLKLTAGAPISDGRLPAGIEPPEYAREYARPALKE, encoded by the coding sequence TTGACGAGGACCTTTACACCAACCGAGCGAACCGTTTTGAAACGACTGCCGAAACGAGGCGAGTACGATCGCGCCGCGGTGTTTCAAATCCTTGATGAAGCCTTCATATGCCACGTCGGATTCATCGCTGAAGGCAAGCCCGTGGTGATTCCAACTTCCTACGGGCGGATCGAAGATGATCTGTACATCCATGGCTCGGCCGCTAGCCGCATGCTGCGCTCGTTGGAAGAAGGCATAGACGTTTGCGTAACCGTCACGCTGATTGACGGACTGGTGTTGGCGCGTTCCGCGTTCCATCATTCGATCAACTACAGGTCCGTGGTCATTTTTGGAAATGCGACGGCGGTCGATGCTCAGGACGAGAAGCTCAAAGCGCTCCATGCGTTCACCGACCAGGTAGTGCCCGGACGTTGGGAAGAGGTTCGCACGCCTGATGAAGGCGAGTTGCGCGCGACGCTGGTGCTGAAGCTGCCGCTCGTCGAAGTCTCGGCGAAGGTGCGTACAGGTCCCCCGATTGACGATGAAGAAGACTACGAGCTCTCAGTCTGGGCAGGCGTGGTGCCGTTGAAACTAACGGCCGGTGCGCCAATCAGTGACGGTCGGCTTCCGGCGGGCATTGAACCACCAGAGTACGCGAGAGAGTACGCGAGACCGGCGTTGAAAGAGTAG
- a CDS encoding thermonuclease family protein produces the protein MAVDSDGNAMVYIYRMPDRLFINLEIVRQGCCLTDTDNPFKYARDVRAAEREAEKAQRGIWALSVAVASGLRANKLDVSMTIEPGRVARVVDSDLKARQNEETDSRPRVVMAVYSSSYDDYNKSVAAKDSQGINELTDGGNLLLVPVEVKVKILETSLSYFKMHLESELAKIRGQSDQYPRQLAAECLIRVRILDGAYKGKTGWLPAWKLLPVE, from the coding sequence TTGGCGGTAGATAGTGATGGCAATGCCATGGTCTACATCTATCGTATGCCAGATCGATTATTTATAAATCTCGAGATTGTCCGACAGGGTTGCTGTCTCACCGACACGGACAACCCGTTCAAGTATGCGCGCGACGTACGCGCAGCCGAGCGAGAGGCAGAGAAAGCTCAGCGCGGAATTTGGGCGTTGTCAGTAGCAGTAGCCTCAGGACTGCGAGCAAATAAGCTCGATGTCAGCATGACTATTGAACCGGGGCGCGTAGCTCGGGTTGTAGACTCCGACCTCAAGGCCAGACAAAACGAGGAAACGGACTCCAGACCCCGCGTTGTCATGGCAGTGTATTCGTCTTCGTACGATGATTATAATAAATCTGTAGCTGCAAAAGATTCACAAGGCATTAACGAACTTACAGACGGAGGTAATTTGCTGCTTGTTCCGGTCGAAGTTAAGGTGAAAATACTTGAAACCTCCCTTTCCTACTTCAAAATGCACTTGGAAAGTGAGCTCGCCAAGATCCGCGGGCAGTCGGATCAATACCCACGACAGCTTGCTGCGGAATGCCTGATTAGGGTGCGCATCCTGGACGGAGCCTATAAGGGCAAGACCGGCTGGCTGCCAGCTTGGAAGCTCTTGCCCGTCGAATAG
- a CDS encoding thymidine phosphorylase, which translates to MRAVDIIAKKRDGHSLTGDEIGFIIRGYTNGEVADYQMAALVMAIYLRGMTTAETLALTEAMLHSGEVVDFSDLARPRVDKHSTGGVGDKTSLVIAPVVAAAGVLVPMISGRALGHSGGTLDKLESIPGFRTDLSLSEFRATLTEVGAALIGQTAEIAPADKKLYALRDVTATVACRPLMAASIMSKKMAEGASGLVLDVKTGSGAFLKKEEEARELAALMISIARGMQKECIVLITDMNQPLGRAVGNSLELIEAIETLKGGGPDDFNTLCRELSAEMLVMGRAATDTGRGRQLYDELISSGAALEKMRAIIGAQGGDARVLDDYGLLPHAEQQQELLSSQAGFVQAINTEAIGHASMLLGAGRARLDTAIDLGVGLTVHAKIGDTVERESLLATMHFNDASRAEEAGGDVRNAYTIGPERVAPPQLIKAVLR; encoded by the coding sequence ATGCGAGCAGTCGATATCATAGCCAAGAAGCGCGACGGTCATTCGCTCACCGGTGACGAGATAGGCTTCATCATTCGCGGTTACACTAACGGCGAAGTCGCCGACTACCAGATGGCCGCGCTCGTTATGGCCATCTATCTGCGCGGGATGACCACCGCAGAAACTCTCGCGCTCACCGAAGCGATGCTACATTCCGGAGAGGTCGTAGACTTCTCCGATCTGGCGCGCCCGCGCGTCGACAAGCATTCGACCGGCGGCGTCGGCGATAAGACTTCGCTGGTGATCGCACCGGTGGTCGCCGCGGCCGGTGTTCTCGTGCCGATGATCTCCGGCCGCGCGCTCGGGCATTCGGGCGGCACGCTCGATAAGCTCGAATCGATTCCCGGCTTTCGGACTGATCTATCGCTTTCGGAGTTTCGAGCAACTCTTACAGAAGTCGGCGCGGCGCTGATCGGCCAGACCGCCGAGATCGCGCCTGCGGACAAGAAGCTCTACGCGTTGCGCGACGTGACCGCTACTGTTGCTTGCCGTCCGCTGATGGCTGCTTCGATCATGAGCAAGAAAATGGCCGAAGGAGCGAGCGGCCTGGTGCTCGACGTGAAAACCGGCAGCGGCGCTTTCTTGAAGAAAGAAGAAGAGGCAAGGGAGCTCGCGGCGCTGATGATCTCGATCGCGCGCGGAATGCAGAAAGAATGCATCGTGCTGATCACCGATATGAACCAGCCGCTCGGCCGCGCGGTCGGCAATTCACTCGAGCTGATCGAAGCGATTGAGACTCTGAAAGGCGGAGGCCCGGATGACTTCAACACGTTGTGCCGCGAGCTTTCAGCGGAGATGCTGGTGATGGGCAGGGCGGCGACTGATACCGGCCGGGGCCGCCAGCTTTACGACGAGCTGATCTCATCCGGCGCCGCCCTCGAGAAGATGCGAGCCATCATCGGGGCTCAGGGAGGCGATGCGCGCGTGCTCGACGATTACGGGTTGTTGCCACACGCGGAGCAGCAGCAGGAACTTCTCTCATCGCAAGCCGGTTTTGTTCAAGCCATCAACACCGAAGCCATCGGGCACGCATCGATGCTGTTGGGAGCGGGGCGGGCAAGGCTCGATACCGCGATCGATCTCGGCGTAGGCCTGACCGTACACGCGAAGATCGGCGACACGGTCGAGCGGGAATCTCTTCTCGCGACGATGCACTTCAACGACGCCTCTCGCGCCGAAGAGGCCGGCGGCGACGTTCGCAACGCATACACGATAGGGCCGGAGCGGGTCGCTCCACCTCAGTTAATCAAAGCCGTTCTGCGCTGA